A genomic stretch from Prochlorococcus marinus str. MIT 9312 includes:
- a CDS encoding BMC domain-containing protein: MATETMGIALGMIETRGLVPAIEAADAMTKAAEVRLIGREFVGGGYVTVLVRGETGAVNAAVRAGADACERVGDGLVAAHIIARPHREVEPALGNGEFLGQKD, translated from the coding sequence ATGGCTACAGAAACAATGGGTATCGCTCTCGGCATGATCGAGACACGCGGACTTGTACCTGCAATCGAAGCAGCAGACGCAATGACCAAGGCAGCAGAAGTTCGTCTTATTGGTCGTGAATTCGTAGGTGGCGGTTATGTCACAGTATTAGTTAGAGGCGAAACAGGAGCAGTTAACGCAGCTGTTAGAGCTGGTGCTGATGCTTGTGAAAGAGTTGGTGATGGTTTAGTCGCAGCTCACATTATTGCTCGTCCTCACAGAGAAGTTGAACCTGCCCTAGGTAACGGTGAATTTCTTGGTCAAAAGGACTAA